Genomic DNA from Streptomyces sp. PCS3-D2:
CGGCGAAGGAGTTCGAGGACGCGGCCAAGGCGGCCAAGGGCATGCACCTGGTCCTCGCCGACGCGCACGCCACCTTCAAGGCCGCCCAGGACGAGCTGAAGAGGCTCGCGGCGGAAGCCCCCGCAGCCGGTTTCCGGATCGACGCCACCGGGCGGGTCAGCGTCACCCCCCGGCCCACCGAGGCCGAGCGGAACGCGGCCCGCCACGACCCCGACTACCAGCAGACCCTCAACGCGAACCGCAACGCCTGGCAGTCCCAGGTCAACCGGGCCGTCGAGAACGCTCAGGACGCCGATGACTCCCTAGTCCGCGTGCTCCAGGCGAACACGACGGACGAACACGACTTCAGCGGACCGAAGTTCACCACCCTCGACGCCGAACAGGTCTCCCGCGCAGCCGACCTGATGAAGAAGGTCACCGGCCCGGGCGGCACGGCCCGCAACGTCGAGGCGCTGCGCGAGCTGGAGGAAGTGCTCGACGACAACCGCGACGACCCCGAGTTCTCGACGGGCCTGTTCCGGACCATCGGTGCCGAAGGCACCCTGCAGATGTACTCCGCGATGTCCCTGGACGCGACAAGTTTGGGTACCGCCGGCAAGGACCGGGCGCTCATGGTCTCGAACATCCAGAGCGACCTGGGCGCGATGCTCGGCCTCGCCACGCACAAGGACGTGCCGGGCCACCTCGACGCGGCCTGGACGACCCAGCTGATGAAGGCCGGGCGCAAGGAGATGGACGTCTTCGGCGGCGTCCGGCAGATCTACGGCTACCAGGCCCTCGGCGCGCTGCTGCGCGAGGGGAAGTACGACACGGAGTTCCTGACTTCTGTGGGCCGCGACATGATCGCCATGGACCGTGAGGACCCGCAGGCCTGGGAGTTCCACACGCCGATCGGCCTGGAGACCGTACTCAATCAGGGGCTGGAGGGCGGCCGCGGCTTCTACCCGCTGACCGGACTCATGGAGGCACTCGGCAACAACCCGGACGCGGCGACGGCCTTCTTCAACGAGCCGGTCCGCGAGGACAGCAACAAGGACGGCATCGTCACGAAGGACGACAAGCCGGTCGGCGGCCAGCACGGCAAGGACCGGGGCATGGTCGACTACATGCTCGACAAGAAGCCGTACATGGACGGCTTCGACATCGTCCCGACCGGCGACCTCCGCCCGGCCCAGCAGGCCCTCGGTGACGCGCTGATGGCGGCCGTCTCCCACCGGGGCCCCGGCGACGAGGACGCGCCGCCGGTCGCGCACACCAAGGAGATGGCGGCGGTCATGGAACGGATCGTCGAGAAGATCGGCGACGAGCCGGATCTGGTCGACGCCGACCCGGGTGACCCGGAGGGTCCGCTGAACGGGCTGTCCGGGCACTTCGGCCAGATGGCGGCGGAGTACATGCCGGACATCCAGGCGGCGGCGGACAACACGAGCCGAATGATCAAGGTCAACGGGGTGATGGCCGAGTTCAACAAGGCCGACATGGCGGCCTTCATCGGCGCGGTGGCGCAGGACCCGGACGCCTACGGAGCCATCACCAACGCCCAGCGGGCGTTCACCACGACACTCGTCAACGACGTCATCGCCCACCGTGCCGAGTACGAGGAAATCGACGCGGCGATCACGGTCGCCGTCCACCCGGGTGGCCAGATCGCGGGCATCCTTTCCGAGGCCCGGGCCGAGGGGACGTTTGCCGAGAACGGTTACCAGGCTGAGGAGTACGTCAAGGGCGTGGAGGACAACGCCAAGTGGGTCAACCGCGTCATCGGCGCTGCCGGTGGGAAGTACCTGGAGATGGTGCCGTTCGCAGGCGATGTCGTGGAGTGGCTCCAAGAGGACATCTCTGAGAGCGTGGTCGAACGAGCGAAGAAGGACCAGGCGGATAAGACGGGCGAGGTCGACCACAAGGCCGTGCTCGACTACACGCAGGCCCAGGTCGAGGCCGGCGAGTCCGCGGCGCAGTCGGTCCGCAAGGCTGCGGAGGGGACGGGTATGAACCAGCGGAGCATTGACGCCCTCGCCGGCACGGCCTCGGCGCAGACGGCCAACGCGCACGCTGTCGGCCGTGGTCAGGTCGCCACGTCTAATGGCGGCGGCTGATGGTCCGAGCCTCCCGCGCCCGGACCATACCCCTGCTCGCCGGAACCCTGGCCGCGGCGGCCGTGTTGACGGGGTGCGCAGAGGAGAAGAAGGCGGCTGCCCCGAAGCTCCCCGAGCGCAGCTGCTTCGGCGTCTTCACCCGCTCCGATCTGGAGCCGCTGGTGGGCTACGGGGAGACGGTGAAGGTGTCCGGACCCGCCGACGCCCGGCTGACCGCAGAGCATCGCGCTGCCACGTGCAGTGTCGATGTGGATGGCAGGGGCCGTGTCCTCGTCGCAGCCACCCGCCAGCCTCTGGGGCAGAGCTTCTTCTGGCCGTCCACTGTCCAGAACCAGTCGGCGCCCGATCCGCTCCCCCTCGGCGACAAGGGGATCGTGTGGAACACGGGTGCTCGCGTTGCCCTCACCTGCAAAGGGGCCAAAGACTCCTTTGAGCTGGAACTGGCACTCAGCGGCTCCGTGGAGCACGTGAAGCCGGGCACGTCCCGTGCGCTCTTCACCGCACTCATGACCAAGTACCTCGCTTCCGCTAAGCAGCAGACCCAGTGCGGGGTGTGAAGCGGCCTGCGAAGACCGAAGCCGCACAAGGGCTGCGCCTGCCCCTGGCAGGCTCCCCCCGGACCGCAGTCACCCTCGGCGCGCGTGGTCCTAGGACCCGGGGCCGAGGGCGGGATCGGCCTAACGGACAGGGTCGAAAAGGGGCTGTGCACCTTACTCTGGGGCGATGAGCGCCCTCGAGCCCCGCGTGCCCCAGAGAACCGCAGACCTTCCGACCCCGTCGCAGGGCGGGGTCATGGGGTCCGCGTACCGGACGCTCAGCATCGGGATCATCTCGGTCGTCTTCCTCATCGCCTTCGAGGCGACAGCCGTCGGCACGGCCATGCCCGTCGCCGCCCGTGAGCTCGACGGGATCGGGCTGTACGCCTTCGCCTTCTCCGCCTACTTCACCACCAGCCTCTTCGGCATGGTCCTGTCCGGGCAGTGGGCCGACCGGCAGGGGCCGCTGAAGCCGCTGACGGTCGGCATCGCCGCGTTCGCCCTCGGGCTCGTGGTCTCCGGGACCGCCGGCGCCATGTGGGTGTTCGTCCTCGGCCGCGCCGTGCAGGGCTTCGGCGGTGGGCTGGTGATCGTCGCGCTGTACGTCGTCGTCAGTCGGGCCTACGAGGAGCGGCTGCGGCCCGCGATCATGGCTGCCTTCGCCGCCAGCTGGGTCGTCCCCTCCATCGTCGGGCCGCTGGCCTCCGGGACGGTCACCGAGCATCTCGGCTGGCGGTGGGTGTTCCTCGGCATACCCGTGCTCGTCGTCGTCCCCCTCGTCGTCGCGCTGCCCGCCATCCGCCGGACCGCCTCCGGTCCCGTGGGCGGCGAGCCCGCGGCGTTCGACCGGCGGCGGATCCGGCTGGCGCTCGGGATCTCCGTCGGGGCGGGTCTGCTCCAGTACGCCGCCCAGGACCTGCGGTGGCTCTCGCTCGTTCCGGGCGTCGCCGGCGCGGCCCTGCTGGTGCCGGCCGTGCTGGGGTTGCTGCCGCGCGGGACGTACCTGGCCCGGCGCGGGCTGCCGTCCGTGGTGCTGCTGCGCGGGGTCGCGGCGGGGGCGTTCATCGCCGCCGAGAGCTTCGTACCGCTCATGCTCGTCACCCAGCGGGGGCTGAGCCCGACGATGGCCGGCTTTTCCCTCGCGCTCGGCGGGGTGACCTGGGCGGGCGGCTCTTGGGTGCAGTCGCGGGGGCGGACGGCGCCCTACCGGCAGCGGCTGATGGTGATCGGCATGGTCCTGGTGGCGCTGGCCATCGCGGCCGCACCCGCCGTGCTCATCGAGTCGGTGCCCGTGTGGACGCTGGCCCCGGCCTGGGCCGTGGGGTGTCTCGGGATGGGGCTGGTGATCGGTTCCACGAGCGTGCTGCTGCTGAAGCTGTCCGCACCGGAGGAGGTCGGTGCCAACTCCGCCGCCCTGCAGATCTCCGACGCGCTCGCGAACGTCGTCCTGCTGGCCGCCGGCGGAGCCGCCTTCGCCGCACTCGGCGGCGGAGCGGTCGGGGCCGCGCACGCGGTGACCGCCGGCGGGGCGGGAGCCTCGCACCCCGCCGCCTTCGCGGTCGTGTTCCTGCCGATGGCCTGCGTGGCACTGGTGGGGGCGTGGGTCGCGACCCGGTTGGAGCCGGCTCCCGAATCCGCGTGACACCGCGTGACACCGCGTGGTACCGCGCGGTACCGTCATTCCATGGCTGGTCTCAACGTCAGATTCACCGAAGAAGAGCTGGACGCCCTGCGTGAGCGCGCCGAGGCGGAGGGCCGGAGCATGCAGTCCTTCGCGCACGACGCGGTCATCAAGGCCATAAACGAACACTCCCGACTGTTCAACGAGGCGGCGGAGCATGTGCTGAAGGCGAGCGCAGAGCTCAACCGGAGGCTTGCCTGATGCACTACCTCACGCTTCCCGAGCTACTCAACCTCGCGGAGCGTCTCGGAGCGGACGAAGTGCGCGACTACGGTCTCCTCGACTCGGCACTGGCGCGCCCGCAAGCGAGTGTGTTCGGCCAGGACGCCTACCCGGACATCTGGCAGAAGGCAGCGGCTCTGATGGAATCGCTGGCTCGCAACCACGGGCTGGTAGACGGGAACAAGCGCATTGCCTGGTACGCGACCTGGGTCTTCCTCCACATGAACGGGCATCCGCTCGACCCCGAGTTCGACGTGGACGAAGCCGAGCAGTTCGTGCTGGACGTGTGCCAGGGGGCTCTCGACGTACCCAAGATCGCTGCGCAGCTGCCGAGGTTCGCGCGCTGAGGCAGGCGATGTGACGCTCGCCGCACCGCCCGAGGTCACGGGCCTGTCCCTCCGCGGGGGGCGGGCCCGCCCCGGTAAGGTGGCCCGGTTGTCCTACGTACGACCGCCGCCGAGAGCACGAACCGGAGACCGTGACTACTACCGCCTCCCACCATCTCTCACCCGCCTTCCCCGGCCGTGCCCCGTGGGGCACCGCCAGCAAGCTGCGTGCCTGGCAGCAGGGAGCGCTGGATCGCTATATCCAGAACCAGCCCCGGGATTTCCTCGCCGTCGCCACCCCCGGCGCAGGCAAGACCACCTTCGCCCTCACCCTCGCCTCCTGGCTGCTGCACCACCACGTGGTGCAGCAGGTGACCGTCGTCGCGCCCACCGAGCACCTGAAGAAGCAGTGGGCGGAGGCCGCCGCCCGGATAGGAATCCGGCTGGACCCCGAGTACTCGGCCGGTCCGCTCAGCAAGGACTACCACGGCGTCGCCGTCACCTACGCCGGCGTCGGCGTGCGCCCGATGCTCCACCGCAACCGCTGCGAGCAGCGCAAGACCCTGGTGATCCTCGACGAGATCCACCACGCCGGAGACTCGAAGTCCTGGGGAGAGGCCTGCCTGGAGGCCTTCGACCCGGCGACCCGCCGGCTCGCGCTGACCGGTACGCCCTTCCGCTCCGACACCAATCCCATCCCGTTCGTGACCTACGAAGAGGGCAACGACGGGATCCGGCGGTCCTCCGCCGACTACACCTACGGCTACGGCAACGCCCTCGGTGACGGCGTCGTCCGGCCGGTCATCTTCCTCTCCTACAGCGGCAACATGCGCTGGCGGACCAAGGCCGGCGACGAGATCGCCGCGCGGCTGGGCGAGCCGATGACGAAGGACGCCATCTCGCAGGCCTGGCGTACGGCCCTGGACCCGCGCGGCGACTGGATGCCCAACGTGCTGCGCGCCGCCGACCAGCGGCTCACCGAGGTCCGCAAGGGCATCCCCGACGCGGGCGGCCTCGTCATCGCCTCCGATCAGGACTCGGCGCGCGCGTACGCCAAGCTGATCCGGGAGATCACCGGGACGAGGCCGACCCTGGTGCTCTCCGACGACACGGGGGCGTCGAAGAACATCGACACCTTCAGCGCGAACGACGACCGCTGGATGGTTGCGGTCCGCATGGTGTCCGAGGGCGTCGACGTACCGCGCCTCGCGGTCGGCGTGTACGCGACCACGATCTCCACCCCGCTGTTCTTCGCCCAGGCCGTCGGACGCTTCGTGCGCTCGCGCAGACGGGGCGAGACGGCGTCCGTCTTCCTTCCGACGATCCCCTACCTGCTCGGCTTCGCCAACGAGATGGAGGTCGAGCGCGACCACGTGCTCGACCGGCCGAAGAAGCAGGGCGAGGAGGACCCGTATGCCGAGTCCGAGAAGGAGATGGACGAGGCGAACCGGCAGGAGGACGAGGACACCGGCGAGGACGAGCAGATGTCCTTCGAGGCACTGGAGTCCGACGCCGTTTTCGACCGGGTCCTCTACGACGGGGCCGAGTTCGGCATGCAGGCGCACCCGGGCAGCGAGGAGGAGCAGGACTACCTCGGCATCCCCGGGCTGCTGGAGCCGGACCAGGTGCAGATGCTGCTGCAGAAGCGGCAGTCCCGGCAGATCGCGCACAGCCGGCGCAAGCCCGACTCCGAAGCGGACCTCCTGGAACTGCCGGCCGATCGCAGGCCCGTGGTTTCCCACAAGGAGCTGCTGGAGCTGCGGAAGTCGCTCAACACGATGGTGGGCGCCTACGTCCACCAGAGCGGGAAGCCGCACGGGGTGATCCACACGGAGCTGCGCCGTGTGTGCGGCGGGCCGCCGAGTGCGGAGGCCACGGCGGGGCAGATCCGCGAGCGCATCAAGAAGGTGCAGGAGTGGGCCACCCGCATGCGGTAGGCGCGCTTGCTCCGCTTACTGCACTTATTGCGGCATGTGCGGTGACCGCGGTGACTGCGGTGAGTTCGCCCAGAACGTGTGACGGGGTCCGTGCGGAGGTTCGCACGGACCCCGTCCGCGTGCCGCCGTCTCCGCGTCTGTGCGATTCGTTGTCACGAAACGACACTTGAGGCGATCAGGAAATAGCACAAACGGGTAGCTCGCGCCCGGATTCTGGACGAGCCCTTCCGCTGAGCGGACCTGCTCGCTACATTCCCCGCATCGAACGCACCGTGGCAGCGCCGCCGCGGGAGCGCAGCCGGTGCAATGGCCGCTACCGGCGGCCTCTCCTGTGCGCCGCCGTGGGACCGGCGGCGCGCCATTCCGAGAGTCACCGCCGCTCACCGAAAGAGGGAGAGGCGTCGTGACCGCGGAAACCTCCCAGACTCTCGACAGAGGGCTCAGGGTCCTCAAACTGCTCGCCGACACCGACCACGGTCTGACCGTCACCGAGCTCTCCAACCGCCTCGGCGTCAACCGCACGGTCGTCTACCGGCTCCTGGCCACCCTCGAACAGCACGCCCTGGTCCGCCGCGACCTCGGTGGCCGGGCCAGGGTCGGGCTCGGGGTGCTGCGACTGGGCCGGCAGGTGCACCCGCTCGTGCGTGAGGCCGCGCTGCCCGCGCTGCGGTCCCTCGCCGAGGACATAGGTGCCACCGCACACCTGACCCTCGTCGACGGCACCGAGGCCCTCGCCGTCGCCGTCGTGGAGCCGACGTGGACGGACTACCACGTGGCCTACCGGGCCGGCTTCCGCCACCCCCTGGACCGGGGCGCCGCCGGGCGGGCGATCCTGGCCGCCCGTCAGGGCTCCCTCATCGAGCCGGGGTACACGCTGACCCACGGCGAGCTCGAAGCGGGTGCCAGTGGGGCCGCGGCACCGCTGGTGGGCATCAGCGGGCTGGAGGGCAGCGTCGGCGTCGTCATGCTGGCCGACGCCGTGCCGGAGCGGGTCGGACCACGGGTCGTCGACGCGGCGCGCGAGGTCGCCGACGCCCTCCGCTAGGGCGGGTCGCGGACGTCCCGCCTGCCCCGCGGCACCCGGCACCCGGCACGCACGTCCGCCGCGTGGTCGGGACCGTCCGAGCGGGCCCGGTGCGAGGACGGCCCTCCGCCGTGCGATCGCAGGCACCGGGCGGTGCGGCCGGGGCCGGAGCGCGCGGCGGGGGCCGAGGGCGTCTGCGGGGCCGGCGGGGCGGATAGATTGGGCGGGTGCTCTCTCGTCTCACACGTCTGCCGCGTCCCGCCGCCCTGGCCGTCTGCGCCGTACCCGTGGTCGGGCTGTTCGCCGCCGCGGCCTTCGCGCCGCTGCCCTTCGTGGTCGCCGTGCCCGGGCCGACGGCCGACGTGCTGGGGTCCGACCGGGGCAAGCCCGTCATCACCGTGTCCGGCGCGCCGGTCCGGGACACCGAGGGCCAGTTGCGGATGACCACCATCCGGGCCACCGGGCCGTCCTCGACGGTGACGCTGCCCGAGCTCGTCGGCCACTGGTTCGCGACGGACCATGCGGTCCTGCCCCGGGAGGCCGTCTACTCCACCGGCGGAAGCGACGAGCAGATCGAGCAGCACAATCTGGAGGAAATGGCCAAGTCGCAGTCGGCGGCCACCGACGCCGCCCTCGGCTTCCTCGACAAGAATCCGCAGGACGTGAAGGTCGAGCTCAACCTCGCCGACGTCGGCGGTCCGAGCGCCGGGCTGCTGTTCTCCCTCGGCATCGTCGACAAGCTCGACGGCGACGGCAGCGGCGGCGACCTCACCGGCGGCCGCACCATCGCCGGTACCGGCACCATCACCGCCGACGGCACCGTCGGCGCCGTCGGCGGAGTGGCCCTGAAGACCCAGGCCGCGCGGCGGGACGGGGCCACCGTGTTCCTCGTCCCGAAGGACGAGTGCGCGGACGCGCAGTCGGAGCTGCCCGAGGGGCTGCGGCTGGTGCCGGTCAGTTCACTGACGGGTGCGGTGAACGCTCTTCGCGCACTGAATCGGGGGCAGCCGGCCCCGTCCTGCTGACGTCCGCCCCGCGCTCCATCCCGCGCCAGGCCGGGAAGACCAGCGGGGCGAGCGTCGTGAGCAGGTACGTGCCGCCGAAGAGCAGCAGTGCCGTGCGCACTCCGAAGCGGCCGACGAGCAGTCCGGCCGCCAGTCCGCCCACCGGCATGGTGAGCTCACAGCCCGCCGTGGTGACCCCGGCGACCCGGCTGCGCAGGTCCTCCGGGACCCGCTCGTAGACGAGCGTGGACAGGATCGGGTTCAGCATGCCCGCGCCGAGGCCGGCCAGTGCCATCGTCACCGCGAGCGGCAGCGTGGTGTCGGTGAGCGCGGCGACGACGTAGCGGGTCGCGCCGGACACCAGGAAGGCGGCCGCGAACACCGCCCGGCGCGGGAACCGCTCGCCCCACGCTCCGTAGAGCAGGGCGCCCAGCAGGGCGAAGCCGCCGAAGAGGGAGATCATCAGGCCGATGGTGGTGGCGCCGCCCAGGACGTCCCGGCCGTGCACGGGCAGCAGCACCGAGGACCAGCCCTGGTCCAGGCCGTTGGTCATCATGACCATCACGGTGATGCCCAGCAGCAGCCGGGAGCGGGCCAGGAAGGCCCATCCCTCGGCGAGTTCCGTGCGGTAGGCGGCGAACGAGACGGTGCCCGCGGCCCGTTGCGGTTCGGCGGCCGGGACCCCGCGTAGGAAGGCGGACACGAGCAGCGCCGACACCCCGAAGGTGGCCGCGTCCAGCAGCAGCACCGCCTCGGCGCCGAACGCTGCGATCAGCAGGCCCGCCACCGCGGCCCCGAGCATCCGGGCGCCGCGCGAGACCGCGTCGTAGAGGCTGGCGGCCCGGGAGAGGGTGGTGCCGGCGTGTTCGGCGAGGTCGGGCAGGAGCACCCCCCGGGCGGTCAGCCCCGGGGTGTGCACCAGGCCGCCGACGGCCATCAGCGCGCACAGCATCCAGAACTCCAGCACGCCCAGGTGGTGCAGCAGGGGGATCGCGCCGACGGACAGGCCGCAGATCAGGTCGGAGGCGGCGGAGACCCGTCGGCGGCCGATCCGGTCGATGATCGGTCCGCCGACCAGGG
This window encodes:
- a CDS encoding MFS transporter: MSALEPRVPQRTADLPTPSQGGVMGSAYRTLSIGIISVVFLIAFEATAVGTAMPVAARELDGIGLYAFAFSAYFTTSLFGMVLSGQWADRQGPLKPLTVGIAAFALGLVVSGTAGAMWVFVLGRAVQGFGGGLVIVALYVVVSRAYEERLRPAIMAAFAASWVVPSIVGPLASGTVTEHLGWRWVFLGIPVLVVVPLVVALPAIRRTASGPVGGEPAAFDRRRIRLALGISVGAGLLQYAAQDLRWLSLVPGVAGAALLVPAVLGLLPRGTYLARRGLPSVVLLRGVAAGAFIAAESFVPLMLVTQRGLSPTMAGFSLALGGVTWAGGSWVQSRGRTAPYRQRLMVIGMVLVALAIAAAPAVLIESVPVWTLAPAWAVGCLGMGLVIGSTSVLLLKLSAPEEVGANSAALQISDALANVVLLAAGGAAFAALGGGAVGAAHAVTAGGAGASHPAAFAVVFLPMACVALVGAWVATRLEPAPESA
- a CDS encoding IclR family transcriptional regulator; amino-acid sequence: MTAETSQTLDRGLRVLKLLADTDHGLTVTELSNRLGVNRTVVYRLLATLEQHALVRRDLGGRARVGLGVLRLGRQVHPLVREAALPALRSLAEDIGATAHLTLVDGTEALAVAVVEPTWTDYHVAYRAGFRHPLDRGAAGRAILAARQGSLIEPGYTLTHGELEAGASGAAAPLVGISGLEGSVGVVMLADAVPERVGPRVVDAAREVADALR
- a CDS encoding type II toxin-antitoxin system death-on-curing family toxin encodes the protein MHYLTLPELLNLAERLGADEVRDYGLLDSALARPQASVFGQDAYPDIWQKAAALMESLARNHGLVDGNKRIAWYATWVFLHMNGHPLDPEFDVDEAEQFVLDVCQGALDVPKIAAQLPRFAR
- a CDS encoding Arc family DNA-binding protein, which encodes MAGLNVRFTEEELDALRERAEAEGRSMQSFAHDAVIKAINEHSRLFNEAAEHVLKASAELNRRLA
- a CDS encoding S16 family serine protease produces the protein MLSRLTRLPRPAALAVCAVPVVGLFAAAAFAPLPFVVAVPGPTADVLGSDRGKPVITVSGAPVRDTEGQLRMTTIRATGPSSTVTLPELVGHWFATDHAVLPREAVYSTGGSDEQIEQHNLEEMAKSQSAATDAALGFLDKNPQDVKVELNLADVGGPSAGLLFSLGIVDKLDGDGSGGDLTGGRTIAGTGTITADGTVGAVGGVALKTQAARRDGATVFLVPKDECADAQSELPEGLRLVPVSSLTGAVNALRALNRGQPAPSC
- a CDS encoding DEAD/DEAH box helicase; the encoded protein is MTTTASHHLSPAFPGRAPWGTASKLRAWQQGALDRYIQNQPRDFLAVATPGAGKTTFALTLASWLLHHHVVQQVTVVAPTEHLKKQWAEAAARIGIRLDPEYSAGPLSKDYHGVAVTYAGVGVRPMLHRNRCEQRKTLVILDEIHHAGDSKSWGEACLEAFDPATRRLALTGTPFRSDTNPIPFVTYEEGNDGIRRSSADYTYGYGNALGDGVVRPVIFLSYSGNMRWRTKAGDEIAARLGEPMTKDAISQAWRTALDPRGDWMPNVLRAADQRLTEVRKGIPDAGGLVIASDQDSARAYAKLIREITGTRPTLVLSDDTGASKNIDTFSANDDRWMVAVRMVSEGVDVPRLAVGVYATTISTPLFFAQAVGRFVRSRRRGETASVFLPTIPYLLGFANEMEVERDHVLDRPKKQGEEDPYAESEKEMDEANRQEDEDTGEDEQMSFEALESDAVFDRVLYDGAEFGMQAHPGSEEEQDYLGIPGLLEPDQVQMLLQKRQSRQIAHSRRKPDSEADLLELPADRRPVVSHKELLELRKSLNTMVGAYVHQSGKPHGVIHTELRRVCGGPPSAEATAGQIRERIKKVQEWATRMR